A window of the Desulfopila inferna genome harbors these coding sequences:
- the cooS gene encoding anaerobic carbon-monoxide dehydrogenase catalytic subunit: MAKLRELQKVEDITTCESTSQMIIKARQDGVELFFDRANDMKACPIGAQSACCKHCAMGPCRMNINDPYDRVGICGATVDTIAARNFGRMVAAGTAAHTDHGMAMLELFKGVIDGKVKDFSIKDPQKLYEVAESLDIETEGRGIKEVALDLYRELELTYTQVNGEIPLVKRVPLKTLESWRKEGIVPRGAMREIMEMMHRTAIGVDQDYENITKQISRTALADGWGGSMVSTEISDILFGTPSPIEVQVDMGVLKEDHVNIIVHGHEPILLEAMMVSAADPAVLKMATDAGAKGINLVGMCCSGLDVLSRHGIPHAGNFSSTEAVLVSGAVDAMTVDIQCIKQDLFKVAECYDTAFITTNYRAKIEGATHIELDDHDPTVCTEEIIIKAVSRFRNRSKRIQIPKKVARGIQGFSAEYIKYMLGGAFRGSYKPLNDNIINGRIKGVAGVVGCTNPRSKQDFSHVELVKELIKNDILVLQTGCSQTALAKAGLTVPGAAALAGAGLAEVCETVGMPPVLGFGSCVDNSRILVAASEMVKMGGLGDSLADLPAAGCAPEWMSEKAIAIGQYFVASGIYTVFGHTFPIIEGTRFEKHLFEELESKDFGKWGFADNPYDMARLMIAHIEKKRAALGIQDKKERVLASMEDRRSLAMV; the protein is encoded by the coding sequence ATGGCTAAGCTTAGGGAATTACAAAAAGTAGAAGATATCACCACCTGTGAATCGACATCGCAGATGATCATCAAGGCGAGACAAGATGGAGTCGAACTCTTTTTCGATAGAGCCAATGATATGAAGGCCTGCCCGATTGGTGCCCAGTCGGCATGTTGTAAGCACTGTGCCATGGGCCCGTGCCGCATGAATATTAACGATCCTTATGACCGGGTGGGAATTTGCGGCGCGACTGTGGACACCATCGCCGCCAGGAACTTCGGGAGAATGGTTGCAGCCGGAACTGCTGCTCATACAGATCACGGTATGGCCATGCTTGAACTGTTTAAAGGAGTTATTGACGGAAAAGTCAAAGACTTTTCCATCAAAGATCCGCAGAAGCTCTACGAGGTTGCCGAATCACTTGATATTGAAACAGAAGGAAGGGGTATCAAGGAAGTGGCCCTGGATCTCTATCGTGAGCTCGAGCTTACCTATACTCAAGTAAATGGTGAAATCCCTCTGGTAAAGAGGGTACCCTTAAAAACACTTGAGTCATGGCGAAAGGAAGGCATCGTCCCACGGGGAGCAATGCGCGAGATCATGGAAATGATGCACCGCACAGCTATAGGAGTGGATCAGGATTACGAAAACATCACCAAACAGATATCGAGAACGGCGTTGGCCGACGGTTGGGGGGGATCAATGGTTTCCACAGAAATCTCTGATATTCTTTTCGGTACGCCTTCCCCGATCGAAGTTCAAGTTGACATGGGGGTGTTGAAGGAGGACCATGTCAATATCATTGTCCACGGACATGAGCCGATTCTGCTTGAGGCCATGATGGTATCCGCGGCAGATCCTGCGGTTCTCAAAATGGCAACCGATGCCGGGGCAAAAGGGATAAACCTGGTAGGCATGTGCTGCTCGGGACTTGATGTTCTCTCCCGGCACGGCATTCCGCACGCCGGTAACTTTTCCTCTACCGAAGCCGTACTTGTCAGTGGTGCTGTCGATGCCATGACCGTCGATATACAGTGTATCAAGCAGGATCTTTTCAAGGTGGCCGAATGTTATGATACTGCGTTCATTACCACTAATTATAGAGCAAAGATCGAAGGGGCCACGCATATCGAATTGGATGACCATGATCCTACAGTCTGCACCGAAGAGATAATTATCAAGGCTGTGTCCAGGTTCCGAAATCGCAGTAAAAGAATCCAGATCCCTAAAAAAGTGGCTCGCGGCATTCAGGGTTTCTCAGCTGAGTATATAAAATATATGCTTGGCGGAGCTTTCAGAGGAAGTTATAAGCCTCTCAATGATAATATCATCAACGGCAGAATAAAAGGAGTTGCCGGTGTAGTTGGCTGCACTAATCCGCGATCGAAGCAGGATTTCTCTCATGTTGAACTCGTTAAAGAATTGATCAAGAATGATATTCTGGTCTTGCAGACAGGGTGTTCTCAAACTGCCCTTGCCAAAGCGGGCTTAACTGTACCCGGTGCAGCTGCTCTGGCCGGTGCTGGTCTGGCTGAGGTCTGTGAAACCGTAGGTATGCCTCCTGTATTGGGCTTTGGCTCCTGTGTCGACAACAGCCGGATTCTGGTGGCGGCTTCGGAAATGGTAAAGATGGGAGGATTAGGGGATTCCCTTGCCGACCTTCCTGCCGCGGGATGTGCTCCGGAGTGGATGAGTGAAAAGGCAATTGCTATTGGCCAGTATTTTGTTGCCAGCGGCATATATACTGTCTTCGGTCATACTTTTCCTATTATCGAGGGAACCCGTTTTGAGAAGCATCTTTTTGAAGAACTTGAATCCAAAGACTTCGGCAAGTGGGGTTTTGCAGACAATCCCTATGATATGGCAAGGCTCATGATCGCACATATTGAAAAGAAACGTGCTGCTTTGGGAATTCAGGACAAAAAAGAGCGTGTTCTTGCCAGCATGGAGGATCGGAGATCACTGGCCATGGTTTAA
- a CDS encoding nucleotide-binding protein, which yields MSLKVAFGGKGGVGKTTVTSLLARCLAARNEKNVIAIDADPVTNLAAGLGIPEDEPITPISELTELIAERTGAEPGTMGGFFTLNPKVDDIPDRFSLERDGVKLLVMGTVKSGGSGCICPESTILKALMTHLVLYRDDIVLMDMEAGVEHLGRATSSSVDALVIIVNPGARSRVAAAQIKKLGSDIGIKNIIILGNRVRSEEDKSLIRNTLPEFDILGFLPEMDEIVQADRDGVRPFENIEDAPQVLFEIAQKLSDLQS from the coding sequence GTGAGTCTTAAAGTTGCCTTTGGCGGAAAGGGCGGAGTCGGCAAAACCACAGTAACATCGCTGCTGGCTCGCTGTCTTGCCGCAAGAAATGAAAAAAATGTGATTGCAATAGACGCAGACCCGGTTACCAATCTGGCTGCCGGTCTGGGCATACCTGAAGATGAACCTATAACCCCGATCTCCGAACTAACCGAATTGATAGCTGAGAGGACGGGCGCCGAACCAGGCACCATGGGAGGATTTTTTACTCTCAATCCCAAAGTTGACGATATCCCCGATCGTTTTTCTCTTGAAAGAGATGGAGTAAAGCTTCTGGTAATGGGCACTGTCAAAAGTGGCGGATCCGGGTGTATATGTCCGGAAAGTACTATCCTGAAAGCCTTGATGACCCATCTTGTACTCTATCGTGATGATATTGTTCTGATGGATATGGAAGCCGGCGTTGAACATCTGGGAAGAGCTACTTCAAGCTCTGTTGATGCCCTGGTTATTATAGTCAATCCCGGAGCCAGGAGTAGGGTGGCTGCAGCCCAGATCAAGAAACTCGGCAGCGATATAGGCATCAAAAATATTATTATTCTCGGCAATCGTGTTCGTAGCGAAGAAGATAAATCGCTTATCAGAAACACTTTGCCGGAATTTGATATTCTTGGTTTTCTTCCTGAGATGGATGAGATTGTCCAGGCAGACCGTGACGGGGTTAGACCTTTTGAGAATATAGAAGATGCTCCTCAGGTCTTGTTTGAAATTGCTCAAAAATTATCCGACCTTCAATCCTGA
- a CDS encoding phosphohydrolase — translation MKCPGQDTQYWNEDAIYEVKCPECQAMVEFYKDDTTRKCHHCQHRFVNPKMDFGCATYCQFAEQCLGTLPEEFVMQQDNLLKDKVAVEMKRYFKNDFKSIGFAMKVANLAERIGRATEGANLAAVLCSAYLLNIGQRLAEQTGSTSKKDLEREGPAVASEILHRLRANEELISQVCNIVGKAMPPAADDNDIAHRIVNDAYQVARLDLELKNGKVTSADFEKRLESIFSEKGREEATAVFAAVAS, via the coding sequence ATGAAATGTCCGGGACAAGACACACAGTACTGGAACGAAGACGCCATTTACGAAGTAAAATGTCCTGAGTGTCAGGCAATGGTAGAGTTCTACAAAGATGATACCACCAGGAAGTGCCACCATTGTCAGCACCGCTTCGTCAATCCCAAAATGGATTTTGGCTGCGCGACCTACTGTCAGTTTGCTGAGCAGTGCCTGGGAACCCTTCCGGAAGAATTCGTCATGCAACAGGACAATCTACTCAAAGACAAAGTTGCAGTAGAAATGAAAAGATATTTTAAAAACGACTTTAAAAGCATTGGCTTTGCGATGAAAGTAGCTAATTTGGCTGAAAGAATCGGCAGGGCAACTGAAGGAGCAAATCTTGCCGCCGTTCTCTGTTCAGCATATCTTCTCAACATCGGACAGAGGCTTGCTGAGCAAACAGGCTCTACGTCAAAAAAAGATCTGGAAAGAGAAGGACCGGCTGTGGCTTCGGAAATCCTCCACAGACTGAGGGCGAATGAAGAGCTTATCTCCCAGGTCTGCAACATAGTGGGGAAAGCAATGCCGCCTGCTGCCGATGATAATGACATCGCTCACCGTATTGTAAACGATGCCTATCAGGTAGCGCGACTTGACCTCGAGCTCAAAAATGGGAAAGTGACATCAGCAGATTTTGAGAAAAGGCTTGAGTCGATTTTTTCAGAGAAAGGCCGGGAAGAAGCAACAGCCGTGTTTGCTGCAGTTGCTTCATAA